A genomic region of Zalophus californianus isolate mZalCal1 chromosome 1, mZalCal1.pri.v2, whole genome shotgun sequence contains the following coding sequences:
- the LOC113917950 gene encoding toll-like receptor 9 isoform X1: protein MGPCCGALHPLSLLVQAAVLAVVLAPGALPPFLPCELQPHGLVDCNWLFLKSVPRFSAAAPRGNITSLSLYSNRIHHLHDSDFVHLSSLRRLNLKWNCPPAGLSPMHFPCHMTIEPNTFLAVPTLEDLNLSYNGITTVPALPSSLVSLSLSRTNILVLDPAHLAGLHALRFLFLDGNCYYKNPCRQALHVAPGALLGLGNLTHLSLKYNNLTVVPRLLPPSLEYLLLSYNHIITLAPDDLANLTALRVLDVGGNCRRCDHARNPCRECPHGFPKLHPDTFSHLSRLEGLVLKDSSLHSLNPRWFLGLGNLLVLDLSENFLYSCITKTKAFHGLARLRRLNLSFNYHKKVSFAHLHLAPSFGSLLSLQELDMHGIFFRSLSETTLRPLAHLPMLQRLHLQLNFINQAQLGIFGAFPGLRYVDLSDNRISGAAGRAAGATGEAGGVEKVWWLSRDLAAGPPGTPSSEDFMPSCRTLNFTLDLSRNNVVTIQPEMFVQLSHLQCLCLSHNSISQAVNGSQFVPLSSLRVLDLSHNKLDLYHGRSFTELPRLEALDLSYNSQPFGMRGVGHNLSFVAQLPALRFLSLAHNAIHSRVSQQLRSASLWALDFSGNALSQMWAEGDLYLHFFQGLRNLVRLDLSQNRLHTLLPRNLDNLPKGLRLLRLRDNYLAFFNWSSLALLPMLEALDLAGNQLKALSNGSLPNGTRLQRLDLSSNSIGFVVPGFFALATRLRELNLSANALKTVEPSWFGSVAGALKVLDVTANPLHCACGAAFVDFLLEVQAAVPRLPSHVRCGSPGQLQGHSIFEQDLRLCLDEALSWDCFGLSLLAVALSLAVPMLHHLCGWDLWYCFHLCLAWLPWRGRQRGAAALPYDAFVVFDKEQSSVADWVYNELRVQLEERRGRRALRLCLEERDWLPGKTLFENLWASVYSSCKTVFVLAHTDRLSGLLRASFLLAQQRLLEDRKDVVVLVILRPDAHRSRYVRLRQRLCRQSVLLWPRQPSGQRAFWAQLGTALTRDNRHFYNRNFCRGPTTAE from the exons ATG GGCCCCTGCTGTGGCGCCCTGCACCCCCTGTCTCTCCTGGTGCAGGCTGCCGTGCTGGCCGTGGTTCTGGCCCCGGGcgccctgcctcccttcctgccctgtgAGCTCCAGCCCCACGGCCTGGTGGACTGCAACTGGCTGTTCCTCAAGTCTGTGCCCCGCTTCTCGGCGGCAGCGCCCCGCGGGAACATCACCagcctctccctctactccaaCCGCATCCACCACCTCCACGACTCCGACTTTGTCCACCTGTCCAGCCTGCGGCGTCTCAACCTCAAGTGGAACTGCCCCCCCGCCGGCCTCAGCCCCATGCACTTCCCCTGCCACATGACCATCGAGCCCAACACCTTCCTGGCCGTGCCCACCCTGGAGGACCTGAACCTGAGCTACAACGGCATCACCACTGTGCCCGCCCTGCCCAGTTCCCTCGTGTCCCTGTCCCTGAGCCGCACCAACATCCTGGTGCTGGACCCTGCCCACCTTGCGGGCCTGCACGCCCTGCGCTTCCTCTTCCTGGATGGCAACTGTTACTACAAGAACCCCTGCCGACAGGCCCTGCACGTGGCCCCGGGCGCCCTCCTGGGCCTGGGCAACCTCACACACCTGTCGCTCAAGTACAACAACCTGACCGTGGTGCCCCGCCTTCTGCCCCCCAGCCTGGAGTACCTGCTCTTGTCCTACAACCACATCATCACCCTGGCCCCCGATGACCTGGCCAATCTGACGGCCCTGCGCGTGCTTGACGTGGGGGGGAACTGTCGCCGCTGTGACCACGCCCGCAACCCCTGCAGGGAGTGCCCCCACGGCTTCCCCAAGCTGCACCCTGACACCTTCAGCCACCTGAGCCGCCTTGAAGGCCTGGTGTTGAAGGACAGCTCTCTCCACAGCCTGAACCCCAGGTGGTTCCTCGGCCTGGGCAACCTCCTGGTGCTGGACCTGAGCGAGAACTTCCTGTACAGCTGCATCACCAAAACCAAAGCCTTCCATGGCCTGGCCCGGCTGCGCAGACTCAACCTGTCCTTCAATTACCACAAGAAGGTGTCCTTCGCCCACCTGCATCTGGCGCCCTCCTTCGGGAGCCTGCTGTCCCTGCAGGAGCTGGACATGCATGGCATCTTCTTCCGCTCGCTCAGCGAGACCACGCTCCGGCCGTTGGCCCACCTGCCCATGCTCCAGCGTCTGCATCTGCAGTTGAACTTCATCAACCAGGCCCAGCTTGGCATCTTCGGGGCCTTCCCGGGCCTGCGCTACGTGGACCTGTCAGACAACCGCATTAGCGGAGCTGcagggcgggcggcgggggccaCGGGGGAGGCGGGCGGGGTGGAGAAAGTCTGGTGGCTGTCCAGGGACCTGGCTGCGGGCCCACCGGGCACCCCGAGCTCTGAGGACTTCATGCCAAGCTGCAGGACCCTCAACTTCACCTTGGACCTGTCGCGGAACAACGTAGTGACGATCCAGCCGGAGATGTTTGTCCAGCTCTCGCACCTGCAGTGCCTGTGCCTGAGCCACAACAGCATCTCTCAGGCGGTCAACGGCTCACAGTTCGTGCCGCTGAGCAGCCTGCGGGTGCTGGACCTGTCCCACAACAAGCTGGACCTGTACCACGGGCGCTCCTTCACCGAGCTGCCGCGGCTGGAGGCCCTGGACCTCAGCTACAACAGCCAGCCCTTCGGCATGCGCGGCGTGGGCCACAACCTCAGCTTTGTGGCGCAGCTGCCGGCCCTGCGCTTCCTCAGCCTGGCGCACAACGCCATCCACAGCCGCGTGTCCCAGCAGCTCCGCAGCGCCTCGCTGTGGGCCCTGGACTTCAGTGGCAATGCCCTGAGCCAGATGTGGGCGGAGGGGGACCTCTACCTGCACTTCTTCCAAGGCCTGAGGAACCTGGTCCGGCTGGACCTGTCCCAGAATCGCCTGCACACCCTCCTGCCCCGCAACCTGGACAACCTCCCCAAGGGCCTGCGGCTGCTGCGTCTTCGTGACAACTACCTGGCTTTCTTCAACTGGAGCAGCCTGGCCCTCCTCCCCATGCTGGAGGCCCTGGACCTGGCGGGGAACCAGCTGAAGGCCCTGAGCAACGGCAGCTTGCCGAACGGCACCCGGCTCCAGAGGCTGGACCTCAGCAGCAACAGCATCGGCTTCGTGGTCCCCGGCTTTTTCGCCCTGGCCACGAGGCTGAGAGAGCTCAACCTCAGCGCCAATGCCCTCAAGACGGTGGAGCCCTCCTGGTTTGGCTCCGTGGCAGGCGCCCTGAAAGTCCTAGACGTGACCGCCAACCCATTGCACTGCGCCTGTGGGGCGGCCTTCGTGGACTTCTTGCTGGAGGTGCAGGCCGCAGTGCCCAGGCTGCCCAGCCACGTCCGGTGTGGCAGCCCCGGCCAGCTCCAGGGCCACAGCATCTTCGAGCAGGACCTGCGCCTCTGCCTGGACGAGGCCCTCTCCTGGGACTGCTTCGGCCTCTCGCTGCTGGCTGTGGCCCTGAGCCTGGCTGTGCCCATGCTGCACCACCTGTGTGGCTGGGACCTCTGGTACTGCTTCCACCTGTGCCTGGCCTGGCTGCCGTGGCGCGGGCGACAGCGGGGTGCTGCCGCCCTGCCCTACGATGCCTTCGTGGTCTTCGACAAGGAGCAGAGCTCGGTGGCCGACTGGGTGTACAACGAGCTGCGGGTCCAGCTGGAGGAGCGCCGCGGGCGCCGGGCGCTGCGCCTGTGCCTGGAGGAACGTGACTGGCTGCCCGGCAAAACGCTCTTCGAGAACCTGTGGGCCTCGGTCTACAGCAGCTGCAAGACGGTGTTCGTGCTGGCCCACACGGACCGCCTCAGCGGCCTCCTGCGTGCCAGCTTCCTGCTGGCCCAGCAGCGCCTGCTGGAGGACCGCAAGGACGTGGTGGTGCTGGTGATCCTGCGCCCCGATGCGCACCGCTCCCGCTACGTGCGCCTGCGTCAGCGCCTGTGCCGCCAGAGCGTCCTCCTGTGGCCCCGGCAGCCCAGCGGCCAGCGCGCCTTCTGGGCCCAGCTGGGCACCGCCCTGACCAGGGACAACCGCCACTTCTACAACCGGAACTTCTGCCGTGGCCCCACAACGGCCGAATAG